The DNA segment AATTTCTTTTGGCCTGTGATAACTTTTTTCAAAAGGTATTTTTGAAATTTTATCAATAATTTCCTTAGATTTTTGTCCTTCGATAATGAGTATCAATTTTTGTCCTAAACTCTCATCTTTCCTTCCTATAAAAACTGCTTCATTTGGGATTTCTTTCTTTACTAAAACTTCCAGCTGTTCCGGAAAAATTTTAGCGCCTCCTGAATTAATTACATTGTCAATTCTTCCTAAAAACCTGAACTGGTTATTATTTTTAATTTCGACTAAATCGTTAGTCTGCAATACTTCTGTAGTAAGATGTGGTGCAAAAATTCCTAAACATCCTCTTTCATCCATGGAAATATTAACATTTTCAAAAGCAGTGAAAAAAGATTCTGAAACCGGATAAATCTGTTTCAGAGCGATATGGGAAAGTGTTTCTGACATTCCGTAAGTTTCAAAAACCCGTTGAGTACTTTTTGATCCGAGTGTTTTGAAAATTTTATCTTTTAAACCTTCCGACACAGCCGCTCCACCAATAATTACATTCTTTATCCAATACAGATGCTCCAATGAATTTTCAACCTGCAGCGGTGTCATGGCACAGAAATCTATTTTTTCATTGATATTCTGCAAAGGTTTTACAGAAGGTTCTGTAACCTTAAGTATTAAATTTTTGACAACAGACCGAACAATCATCATTTTCCCGGAGATGTATTCAACCGGTAGACATAGTAAAGCTTTATCTCCAAATTTTAATCCTAAAAAATTACAGGTCATTTCTGCGGAGGCCATCATTTTTCTTTTCTCAATTTCAAAAATCTTAGGAGTCCCCGTAGATCCGGAAGTCTGTACCGACACCGTTTTTTTATCAGAAAACCATTCTTCTAAAAAAGCATTAACTTTCTTTTCAAATTCGGTTTCGGAGGGTAAATGACTCAGATTGAGATTTTTGAAGTCTATCATCATAATGATCATAAATAAAGGAAGTGTAAATTTAAAAAAAACTTGAAAAAGTTCTTGCAAATAATGAAAAAAGCTGTAAATTTGCACCACTCAAACAGAGAAAGACTCATGGTGTAGCGGTAACACTACTGATTTTGGTTCAGTCATCTGGGGTTCGAATCCCTGTGAGTCTACATAACAGGAGAAATGTTTATCATTTTTCCTGTTTTTGTTTTATCGTTATAATGGTTCAATTAAAGAACTAAACTGATTTGTATATTTACAAAAATCAAATATTATTTTTTCTGAACCGACCGGTAATAATTTCCAATATTAACAGCAACAGAGATTACCAATCCTCTTACAAACGACCAAAATAGAATTTCGTTTACATTATCTTTGGTAAAATCATAATCATTATAAAAATTGATATCAATAAAAAATATTACAATTGATATTGCCAAAGCTCCTAACAGAACAACTCCCGCTCTTCTTAAATTCATTTTAAATTAATTAGTTATAGTTTATCAAAGATCTTCCGGAATAGATATTCCCTTTTTCTTCATGTATTCCAAAAGTCCGTTATATTTTTCTTCGTAATCATTGGTTCCGCACTTATCGGAAATACTGCAAATCTCGGAAGGTTTTATGCCTAAAATGTCGGATATTTTCGTAAGAATTTCCAGATTGATTTTTACTTTTGAATTTTCAATATCAGAATACGCTTTCTGCGATATTCCCATCTCAAAAGCCATATATTCTTGTGTTAAATCCTTACTCCTGCGGATTTTCCTTATGTTTTGACCACATATTTTCATGCCATGCCGTTTTAGTAGTTTTCGGTATATTTTAGAAGGATATCTATTAGCCTTAGACAAAGTTAGTAAATACCTTTGGCAAAACATTATTACGCTACATGATATTTTTATTTATTAAGACTTAGGTTAAAAATTTACAGTAAAACTTTTGTTTTAAGATAAGGATTATCACTTCAGGACAACACCTTAGGAATTATGGAGACGCAAAAATTTAATTATGACAATAATATTGTCAGAGCATTTCTCTATGCTACAATTGCATTCGGTCTGGTAGGTTTTTTACTTGGTCTTACCGCTGCACTTATGCTTTTTTACCCCGAGCTTCCGGAGTTTTTATTTGGAACAGATGACAGCACCATTAAAAGTCTGGCTTCAGGAAATATTCAGGGGTTAATAAATACACAGGGAGCTTTGGGCTTCGGAAGAATCAGAATGCTGCATACAAGCGCTGTTATTTTTGCTTTTGTATGTAACTCTTTTTTCTGTGGAGCATATTACAGCATGCAGCGTTTACTGAAAACAAGAATGTACAGTGACACCCTGTCCTGGCTGCATTTCTGGACATGGCAGATCATGATTGTTTCAGTAGTTATTACTTTCCTGATGGGGATCAATACTTCTAAAGAATATGCAGAACACGAATGGCCTATTGATATTTTAATTACCATCTCATGGGTGATTTTCGGAATTAATATGTTCGGAACCATCGCTAAAAGAAGGGTAAGACACCTTTATGTAGCCATCTGGTTTTATCTGGGGACCTGGATTGCCGTAGCGATGCTGCACATTTTCAATAATCTTGAAGTACCATTATCATTTACTTCATGGAAATCATATTCTATTTACGCAGGTGCTAAAGATGCCTTGGTACAGTGGTGGTATGGTCACAATGCGGTTGCATTTGTACTAACGACACCTGTTTTAGGTTTAATGTATTATTTCTTACCTAAAGCGGCAGACAGACCGGTATTCTCGTATAAATTATCAATTATTCACTTCTGGTCATTGATCTTCGTTTATCTTTGGGCAGGCCCTCACCACCTTCAATATACCGCTTTACCGGCTTGGGCACAAGCGGTGGGAACAGGTTTCTCTATTATGCTTATTGCACCATCCTGGGGAGGTATGCTGAACGGATTACTAACTTTGAGAGGAGCCTGGGATAAAGTAAGAGAAAATCCTATTCTTAAATTCTTCGTTGTTGCAGTAACCTGCTACGGTATGGCAACGTTTGAGGGACCATTATTAGCTACAAAATCTTTAAATAAAATAGGACACTACACCGACTGGGTAATCGGTCACGTACATATCGGGGCTTTGGGATGGAACGGTTTCATGGCATTCGGAATTGTCTATTACCTGATTCCGGTGATGTGGAGAACTCCGCTTTGGTCTAAAAAATTGGCCAACTTGCACTTCTGGCTGGGAACTTTAGGAATTATTTTCTATGCAGTACCAATGTATATCTCCGGATTTACTCAAGGATTAATGTGGAAGCAGTTCAACCCGGACGGAACCTTGGTATGGAAAAACTGGCTGGATACCGTAACGGCAATTATTCCTTATTATAAAATGAGGTTTTTAGGAGGTTTGTTTTATATCTCAGGGGCCATCTTAATGGTTGTCAACGTAATCAAAACGATCAAAGCCGGTTCATTCCAGAAAAATGTTCCTGCAGAAGCACCAGCTTTAGCAAATACAGGAAGCGCAAGAAAAGAAGGCGAAGGACTACACCTTTGGATAGAAAGAACCCCGAGAATTATGGCCATACTGGCATTTATTACCGTTGCAATCGGTGGCCTGGTGGAAATCATTCCTACATTAACATTAAAACAAAGTGTACCAACCATTACTGCCGTAAAACCTTATTCTCCGCTGGAACTGGAAGGAAGAGATTTATATATTCGAGAAGGGTGTAACGCTTGCCACTCCCAGATGATCAGACCGTTCCGTGATGAAATCGTACGATTTGAAGGTAAAAACGGACAATATTCCAAAGCGGGAGAGTTTGTATACGACAGACCATTCCTTTGGGGATCAAAACGAACCGGACCGGATCTTCACAGAGAAGGCGGAAGAAACCCTGATTCATGGCACTTTAAACATATGTACAACCCAAGAATTACTTCAGCAGGTTCTATCATGCCGCGTTTCCCATGGCTGATTACCAACAAATTGGATAAAAAACAGATGGTAGATAAAATGAAACTGATGAAAAATTATTTCGATGTTCCTTATACAAAAGCTGAAATAGATTCCGCCAATCAGTGGGCAGATAACCAGGCAAAAGGTATTGTTAAAAGAATTTATTCTGAAGCCGCAGATGTAAAACAGCAGGTGGAAAAAGACAGAATAGCAAAAGGAGGATCTTTCGTTCCGCTTGAAGACAGAGAAATCGTAGCAATGATTGCCTATCTGCAGAGACTCGGAACAGATATTAAGACCACTCAGATCCAAACCGCAAGTGCAGATAATTAAAATTGATTAGCAATGAAAACAAGAACTCCAATTTCAGTATACATTATTGTAACCATAGGTTTGACAATCATGGCATTCGAAATGTTCGCTCATGATTCAGGATATTTTTCTTCTCCTTTTTTCTGGGGACTGATGCTGATTGCCATTATCCTGCTGCTGATTATGAATTCTATCGGCGACCTCATCGAAAATCAGAATTTCAGCAGACTTTCGGATGAAGAAAAAGCTTTATATATCAAAGAAAAGAGCACACCTTATTTTCAGAAACTATGGAATTCGGCCTTCAAAAAACAGTCTGCTACAGAGGAGAAAGATATTCTTATCGATCATGGATTTGATGGGATTACAGAACTTGACAACGCGCTCCCAAAATGGTGGATCGGGCTTTTCTGGTTCGGATGTATTTTCTGTGCCGTGTATCTTACAGCGTTTTCGTTCACCGAATATGCGCACCCCGAAGCAGAATTAAATCATGAAACCAAAACCATGCTTGCGTCCATTGCTGAATATGAAAAAACAGCTCCGCAAATTAACCTTGAGTCCGCAAAATACAGTGCAGATAATGTAACAGAAGGCCAGGAACTCTTTAAAACCAACTGTGCAACCTGCCACGGAGAAGGGGCAAAAGGAGGTATCGGTCCGAACCTTACTGATAAATACTGGATCAACGTGAAAGAAAAAAGCCTGTTTAAAAATGTGTTCTGGATGCTTGAAAATGGATCACCGAATAATCCTACGATGCGGCCTTTAATCAAAGAAGGAACCATCACCGGAAGAGATGCCGAAAAAATAGCAGCGTACATTTATCACATCAACCAGGAGACCGCTTCCATCACACCAGCGCAGGGAGGTGCAGCTCCTCAGGGCCAGGAAGTACAATGGGAAAACGGAAATGATTAAAAACTTTTAATCTCAACATATTATCTTAAACCATGCCAAGCCCCTTTTTGAATAACTAAACTAACATTTATAAATTCATTTTTGCTAAACCTTTTCAGTAAAGAAAATGAAAAAAAGGGGCTTTTTATAAACACAAAATCCAGGCTTTGACTGTCAGCATCAACTATTCACTTGACACTCAACTAAACTAAATTCCATTAGATTGGCAGTCAAGGCAGGATTTTTGCATACGCAAAGGGTACCACAACAGATGAGCAGTACGATAAGTATTGCTATATTTGTTTTAAACCCAATCACTCTTGAAACTGAAAATCAACAAAAGAAAACTCTTTCGGCGTTTTGTTATTACCATTATATCCATTTTGGTATTCATCGTGTTACTAATCCTTAGCTTAAGACTTCCCGCCGTTCAGAACTTTGTTAAAGACAAACTGGTTGTTTACCTAGAAAAGAAAATCAAAACCAAAGTAAGCCTGGAAAGAGTATACATAGGATTTCCTAACAGTCTTGTGATGGAAAACCTTTATTTAAAAGGTCAGAATATCGATACTCTTCTGGCAGTAAAAAAGCTTGACGTAGGGCTGAATATGATCAAACTGATCAGTTCTACTGCAGACATTACATCCATTGACCTCGAAGGAGCCCGCGCGAATGTCGTGAGAAAACCGGACGGAACATTCAATTTCGATTATATCCTCGATGCCTTTGCTACAACAGACAAAGAAGAAAGTCCTTCAAAACCTTTTATTATTTCATTAGATAAAATCAAACTTAAAGATATCGGTGTTACGTTTAATGATCAGCAGTCGCGTAATGATATCAAAGTTTATTTCAAATCTTTTGATACGAGGGTGAAAACTTTTGATCTTCAGAATAATTCTTATGCCGTTAATGATATTAATCTGGACGGCCTGAAACTTAAACTCAAGCAAGATCTCGTAGAAGAAGTTTCCAAAAAAGTTGAAAAAAAAGTAGATTCTCTCAACAATAAAAAACCGATGCAGCTTGGATTGAAAGGTATAAAACTCACCAATTTCGATATTGATTACGGGGACGACAATACCAGAACTTTCGCTAAAGTTTTATTTAAAGAGCTCAGCACAAGAGTAAACAAACTTGATCTTGAAAATAACGCTTATGATGTTGACAATGTATTTCTTTCCGGAGCCAACATCAATGCCAATCTTTATCTTCCGGCTAATAATGCCAATCCCAAAAATGATGAATCTAAAGATCCTAAAACGTCCGAACAGCAGAAAGCACTTAGTCTTTTGTTGGGAAAACTTGTTGTTAATGACGTAAAAGTAGCTTATAACAATACTGCAATCGCTCCTACAAGACAGGGCATGGATTTTAACCACCTGAATTTTTCAAAGCTTAATGTGGAGGTGAGAAAATTCAAAATGCAGAACAATACGTTTGCCGGATCGGTAAATTCTGCTGAAATTCAGGAAGCAAGAGGATTAGATATCCGGGAATTCAATACCGATTTTGTCTACAATGAAAAAGAAGCTTATTTAAAAGATCTTTACCTGGAAACTTCAAGAACAATTTTGCGTGATGAGGTGGTTTTAAATTATAATTCTATCGAACAGCTCTCTTCAAATCTTGGAGCTGTTAAAATTTCAGCAAATATTAAAGATTCAAAAGTAGGTTTTGCGGATATCCTGAATCTGGCTCCTAATTTAAGAAATATTGCACCATTTAACAGATACCCAAATGCTGTGTTAAATGTTAATGCCAACGTAAAAGGAAATGTAAATGACCTTCTGATCAACAATCTTAAAGTATCAGGTATTGATCAGCTGAGAGTAGCAGCATCAGGAAGAATTAAAAACGCTACCAATCCCGACAATTTATATTACGATCTGAGAATTGCGGAATTGTCTTCTTCAGCGAGAACGATTTACAATCTGGTTCCAAAAAACACGATACCTTCCAATATTGCCCTGCCTTCCAATATGAGCATTAAAGGAACAGCAAAAGGCACAACTAAAATCGTAGATGCCAACCTTAACCTCTACTCTACTTCAGGAAATGCATCCATTGTAGCCAAAGTGGATATGCGCAGGAAAAACCGCGAACTGTATGATGTAAAAGCCAATCTTCAGGGATTACAGATCGGAAGAATTATTAAAAACAAGGACATCGGTTCTGTCTCTGCACAGATTTATGCGAAAGGAGAAAGCTTCGATTTCAAAAATGCCAATGCAGACCTGAGAGGACATGTTGCATCCGCAGTGTACAAAGGTTACCGCTATCAGAATATGAATCTTACCGGAAAAATACGACGTGGCGCTTACAATATTGTTTTAAATTCCAAAGATCCTAATGCCAACATGCAGCTTACGGCATCCGGAGTGTATAACGAAAAAAATCCTACGGTAAAAGTAAACGGAAATATATTGAAACTCGATCTTAATAAACTGGGATTCTATAAAGACCAGATGATTCTCGCAGGGAAAATAGACGGAGATTTCACCAATTTAGATCCGGACCACCTAAACGGATATCTGAATTTAAAAGATTTTGCTTTCTCGGACACCAAAGAAATTTATCCTGTTCAGGAAATCAACTTAAAAGCATCATCAACTGCTGATTCTACCAACATCATTTTCAATTCGCAGATTGCGGATGTAGAACTGAGAGGAAAATACAGACTTACCCAGATATTCGGAGCTCTAAGCCAGACAATCAACCAATATTACCAGTTTCAGAAACCGGCGAAAAATGAAAAGATCGAAGCGGGACAGTTTTTTACTTTTAATGCTAAAATTAAAAATGATGATCTCATCAGAAAATTTGTACCGGAGCTGAAAAGCTTTGAAACCATCAATATTACAGGAAATTACGATGCTGATTCCCAGAAAATAGAAATTGACGGGCAGATTCCGCAGGTTTTATACGGTGAAAATTCTATTGAAAATGCAAGATTGCAGGTTACGAATGAAAATCAGGCTTTACAATATAATCTGAATGTTGCCGCATTAAAGAGCTCAAGCTTTGCTTTAAATAAAGTAAATATTGGAGGAGATATTGCGCAAAATATCATCAATTATAATATTACCACAAAAGATGCGAAAGACGAAACGCAATTCCTGATTGCCGGGAATGCAAAATCGATGAATGATATCACAGAAATTTCCCTCAATCCGGATGGATTAAAACTCAACTATACAAACTGGACTGTAGCCGAAGGCAATAAAATCCAGATCAGCAATGCCGGTATTCTCGCGGATAATTTCAGGCTCTCTAACGGAGGCAGTGAGATTCTCTTACAATCCGAAACGCAGTCTCCGAACGCACCGCTGAATGTTTCACTGAAGGATTTTAAGATTGAAACCATAACCGAGCTTATTAAAAAAGACACCTTACTGGCAAGAGGAAATATCAACGGAACTGCCCAATTACGGAATCTGACCAAAAACATGACGTTCACTTCAGATTTAAATATCTCAGATCTTATTGTTTACGAAAACCCTGTAGGAAATCTTGCCGTAAAAGTTAATAATACCTCACCAAATATTCTTAATGCGGATATTGCCCTTTCCGGAAATAATAATGACGTAAAAATTGTCGGAGATTATAACACTTCTTCAAGCACGTTTGACCTTAATATGGCCATCAACCAGCTTCAGATGAAATCTGTACAGGGCTTTTCGATGAACGCCATCACCAATACGGAAGGTTATATTTCAGGAAATCTGAAAATCACCGGAACAACTGCTCAACCGAATATTTTAGGTAAAGTAAAATTCAATAATGCCGGATTAGAAATTGCGAAAACTGGAAGTGACTTCAGGAATCTTGATGATGAAATTGATTTTACGAGCCGAGGAATTGAATTCACCAATTTCAAAATTAAGGACAGAGACGGAAATTCTATGAATATTGACGGACAGGTTCTTACCCAGACGTACAGAGATTTTGCCTTCAATCTTGATCTGAATGCCAAAGATTTCAAGGTGGTGAATTCAGAAAAATCCAATGAAGCGATAATGTACGGCGTTCTTTCCATAGACGCTGCATTGCAGGTTCGCGGAAATCTGGATCTACCGAAAGTTGACGGAAGATTAGCCGTTGCAGACAATACTGATTTCACATTTGTCCTTCCACAGTCATCTCCCACTTTACAGGAAAGAGAAGGCATTGTTGAATTCATTGATCAGGATCAGGTTGCTCTAAATAAAACCATCAAGGCAGATTCTTTAGATTCCCAAAGCAGAATTAAAGGAATGGATGTAAACGTCAATATTGAGCTGAGCAAAGAAGCGAAACTTTCATTGCTGATTGATAAAGCAAACGGAGATTTCGTAAAACTTCAAGGGGAAGCAGAGCTTACGGGCGGAATTGACCCTTCAGGGAAAACAACTTTAGTAGGCGTTTATGAAGTGGAATCCGGAAGTTATGAAATGTCTGTAAGCGTCTTAAAGAGAAAATTCGATATCCAGAAAGGAAGTACCATTACTTGGACCGGGGAACCGACCACTGCCACTCTTGATATTACAGCCGTCTATAAAACGGAAGCTGCCCCTATTGATCTTGTAGAACAGCAAATCAGCGGCGAAGAAGCATCAACACTGAATCAGTTTAAGCAAAGAATCCCTTTCAATACCTTATTGAAAATGCAGGGTGAATTGCTGAAACCTGTTATTACATTCGATATTACTACCGATGAGAAAAACAACGCTGTTTCTTCCAATGTTACCGATATCGTAGACCAGAAGCTGGCACAGCTGAGAACCCAGGAATCTGAAATGAATAAGCAGGTTTTTGCTTTATTGTTACTGAACAGGTTTATTGGTGAAAATCCTTTTGAATCCGGAGCCGGACTTTCCGGAGAAATGATGGCAAGACAAAGTGTGAGTAAAATTCTTTCCCAGCAACTGAATAATCTTGCTTCTGATCTTATCAAAGGAGTTGATCTTAATTTCGACCTGGAATCCTCAGAAGACTATTCCACAGGAACCCAAAATACCAGAACCGACCTGAACGTAGACATCAGTAAAAAACTGCTGAACGATCGTCTGAAGGTTTCCGTAGGCAGTAATTTCGGACTGGAAGGGGAAGCGCGCCAGAATGAAAACATGACCAACATCGCAGGAGATGTTACGGTAGATTACAGTTTATCCAAAGACGGAAGATATATGCTTCGGGCATATCGTAAGAACGAATATCAGGTAGCACTTCAGGGACAGATTGTGGAAACAGGATTAGGGTTTATCATTACGCTGGATTATGACAAGTTCCGGGATATTTTCAAAAGATCGGGAAAGGATAAAAAGCAGAAGGTAACGAGAAAAAATAACCAAAACCAAGTTGTAGAATTTAAATAAATGAAAAAAAATTATCAGACCTATTTCAAATATATCATCACATTCGGAATGGCTTCTGTTGCGGTTTCCTGCAATACGAGATACCTGAAGGATGGCGAAATGCTTTATACGGGAGCAGAAATCAACATTGAAAATGATACGGTTTCCAAAAAAGAGAAAAAAGATCTTAAATCTGCCCTGGAAGCCAATCTTACTCCCAAACCCAATTCCAGTTTTTTAGGATTAAGGCCAAAACTTTTCTTTTATAATATTGCCAAAGAGCCTAAAAAAGAAAAAGGATTCAATTACTGGCTGAAATACAAAGTGGGTGAAAAACCTGTACTGCTTGGTGATGTAGACCGTGAATTCAATAAAGACATCATCGAAAATTATTCTGAAAACCAAGGATATTTTAATGCTAAAGCTACTTATGATACGGTGTCCCATAACAGGAAAGCAAAAGTAATTTACACTTTACGGCCGGGAGCAAGATATCTTATCAGCGATGTGAAATTTCAGCAGGATTCAACACTGGTTAATCAGGAAATTCAGAATCTTACCGGTAAAACGTTACTGAAAAAAGGACAGCCTTTTGATCTTGACGTTATCAAATCCGAAAGGGAACGCATTGACAACGGCCTGAAGGAACGCGGTTTTTATTACTTTCATCCCGACAATATTATTGTTCAGGCAGACAGTACGGTAAGTAAAAACCACAAGGTGGAACTGAATGTAAAATTGAAAGACAACACTCCGGATCTTTCCACCCAACAGTTCAGTATAGATAAAGTAGTTGTTTTCCCGAATTATAATATCCGGGACGTGAAAGAAGGGAAATACAGCGTCCCTATGAATCCGGATTCCCTTCAGAAGTACGCTCATGAAGACATCTATGTGATCGATCCTGAACATAAATTCAAACCCAAAATTTTTGACAGGGCTCTGTATTTTAAAAGAGGAGACCTTTACAACCGTACCAATCATAATCTTACGTTGAACAGACTGATCAGTTTGGGGGTATTTAAATTTGTAAAAAATGAATTTGTTGTTTCAGATTCTTTGCAGCATAAATTTGATGCCTATTATTTATTAACTCC comes from the Chryseobacterium nepalense genome and includes:
- a CDS encoding AMP-binding protein, with translation MMIDFKNLNLSHLPSETEFEKKVNAFLEEWFSDKKTVSVQTSGSTGTPKIFEIEKRKMMASAEMTCNFLGLKFGDKALLCLPVEYISGKMMIVRSVVKNLILKVTEPSVKPLQNINEKIDFCAMTPLQVENSLEHLYWIKNVIIGGAAVSEGLKDKIFKTLGSKSTQRVFETYGMSETLSHIALKQIYPVSESFFTAFENVNISMDERGCLGIFAPHLTTEVLQTNDLVEIKNNNQFRFLGRIDNVINSGGAKIFPEQLEVLVKKEIPNEAVFIGRKDESLGQKLILIIEGQKSKEIIDKISKIPFEKSYHRPKEIIFTEKIPRTPNGKVNRIELKNIL
- a CDS encoding helix-turn-helix domain-containing protein, which codes for MKICGQNIRKIRRSKDLTQEYMAFEMGISQKAYSDIENSKVKINLEILTKISDILGIKPSEICSISDKCGTNDYEEKYNGLLEYMKKKGISIPEDL
- the ccoN gene encoding cytochrome-c oxidase, cbb3-type subunit I, which codes for METQKFNYDNNIVRAFLYATIAFGLVGFLLGLTAALMLFYPELPEFLFGTDDSTIKSLASGNIQGLINTQGALGFGRIRMLHTSAVIFAFVCNSFFCGAYYSMQRLLKTRMYSDTLSWLHFWTWQIMIVSVVITFLMGINTSKEYAEHEWPIDILITISWVIFGINMFGTIAKRRVRHLYVAIWFYLGTWIAVAMLHIFNNLEVPLSFTSWKSYSIYAGAKDALVQWWYGHNAVAFVLTTPVLGLMYYFLPKAADRPVFSYKLSIIHFWSLIFVYLWAGPHHLQYTALPAWAQAVGTGFSIMLIAPSWGGMLNGLLTLRGAWDKVRENPILKFFVVAVTCYGMATFEGPLLATKSLNKIGHYTDWVIGHVHIGALGWNGFMAFGIVYYLIPVMWRTPLWSKKLANLHFWLGTLGIIFYAVPMYISGFTQGLMWKQFNPDGTLVWKNWLDTVTAIIPYYKMRFLGGLFYISGAILMVVNVIKTIKAGSFQKNVPAEAPALANTGSARKEGEGLHLWIERTPRIMAILAFITVAIGGLVEIIPTLTLKQSVPTITAVKPYSPLELEGRDLYIREGCNACHSQMIRPFRDEIVRFEGKNGQYSKAGEFVYDRPFLWGSKRTGPDLHREGGRNPDSWHFKHMYNPRITSAGSIMPRFPWLITNKLDKKQMVDKMKLMKNYFDVPYTKAEIDSANQWADNQAKGIVKRIYSEAADVKQQVEKDRIAKGGSFVPLEDREIVAMIAYLQRLGTDIKTTQIQTASADN
- a CDS encoding cbb3-type cytochrome c oxidase N-terminal domain-containing protein, with product MKTRTPISVYIIVTIGLTIMAFEMFAHDSGYFSSPFFWGLMLIAIILLLIMNSIGDLIENQNFSRLSDEEKALYIKEKSTPYFQKLWNSAFKKQSATEEKDILIDHGFDGITELDNALPKWWIGLFWFGCIFCAVYLTAFSFTEYAHPEAELNHETKTMLASIAEYEKTAPQINLESAKYSADNVTEGQELFKTNCATCHGEGAKGGIGPNLTDKYWINVKEKSLFKNVFWMLENGSPNNPTMRPLIKEGTITGRDAEKIAAYIYHINQETASITPAQGGAAPQGQEVQWENGND
- a CDS encoding translocation/assembly module TamB domain-containing protein, coding for MKLKINKRKLFRRFVITIISILVFIVLLILSLRLPAVQNFVKDKLVVYLEKKIKTKVSLERVYIGFPNSLVMENLYLKGQNIDTLLAVKKLDVGLNMIKLISSTADITSIDLEGARANVVRKPDGTFNFDYILDAFATTDKEESPSKPFIISLDKIKLKDIGVTFNDQQSRNDIKVYFKSFDTRVKTFDLQNNSYAVNDINLDGLKLKLKQDLVEEVSKKVEKKVDSLNNKKPMQLGLKGIKLTNFDIDYGDDNTRTFAKVLFKELSTRVNKLDLENNAYDVDNVFLSGANINANLYLPANNANPKNDESKDPKTSEQQKALSLLLGKLVVNDVKVAYNNTAIAPTRQGMDFNHLNFSKLNVEVRKFKMQNNTFAGSVNSAEIQEARGLDIREFNTDFVYNEKEAYLKDLYLETSRTILRDEVVLNYNSIEQLSSNLGAVKISANIKDSKVGFADILNLAPNLRNIAPFNRYPNAVLNVNANVKGNVNDLLINNLKVSGIDQLRVAASGRIKNATNPDNLYYDLRIAELSSSARTIYNLVPKNTIPSNIALPSNMSIKGTAKGTTKIVDANLNLYSTSGNASIVAKVDMRRKNRELYDVKANLQGLQIGRIIKNKDIGSVSAQIYAKGESFDFKNANADLRGHVASAVYKGYRYQNMNLTGKIRRGAYNIVLNSKDPNANMQLTASGVYNEKNPTVKVNGNILKLDLNKLGFYKDQMILAGKIDGDFTNLDPDHLNGYLNLKDFAFSDTKEIYPVQEINLKASSTADSTNIIFNSQIADVELRGKYRLTQIFGALSQTINQYYQFQKPAKNEKIEAGQFFTFNAKIKNDDLIRKFVPELKSFETINITGNYDADSQKIEIDGQIPQVLYGENSIENARLQVTNENQALQYNLNVAALKSSSFALNKVNIGGDIAQNIINYNITTKDAKDETQFLIAGNAKSMNDITEISLNPDGLKLNYTNWTVAEGNKIQISNAGILADNFRLSNGGSEILLQSETQSPNAPLNVSLKDFKIETITELIKKDTLLARGNINGTAQLRNLTKNMTFTSDLNISDLIVYENPVGNLAVKVNNTSPNILNADIALSGNNNDVKIVGDYNTSSSTFDLNMAINQLQMKSVQGFSMNAITNTEGYISGNLKITGTTAQPNILGKVKFNNAGLEIAKTGSDFRNLDDEIDFTSRGIEFTNFKIKDRDGNSMNIDGQVLTQTYRDFAFNLDLNAKDFKVVNSEKSNEAIMYGVLSIDAALQVRGNLDLPKVDGRLAVADNTDFTFVLPQSSPTLQEREGIVEFIDQDQVALNKTIKADSLDSQSRIKGMDVNVNIELSKEAKLSLLIDKANGDFVKLQGEAELTGGIDPSGKTTLVGVYEVESGSYEMSVSVLKRKFDIQKGSTITWTGEPTTATLDITAVYKTEAAPIDLVEQQISGEEASTLNQFKQRIPFNTLLKMQGELLKPVITFDITTDEKNNAVSSNVTDIVDQKLAQLRTQESEMNKQVFALLLLNRFIGENPFESGAGLSGEMMARQSVSKILSQQLNNLASDLIKGVDLNFDLESSEDYSTGTQNTRTDLNVDISKKLLNDRLKVSVGSNFGLEGEARQNENMTNIAGDVTVDYSLSKDGRYMLRAYRKNEYQVALQGQIVETGLGFIITLDYDKFRDIFKRSGKDKKQKVTRKNNQNQVVEFK